The Blastomonas sp. SL216 DNA window CTCCCCGCCATCGATGTCGCCGCGACCGCCGAAACCGTGCCGGTGGGCACCGCCAATGCCGATGCGGCGGACGACCCGGCGATCTGGCGCAACCCGGCCAACCCGTCTGCCAGCCTGATCGTCGGCACCGACAAAAGGGCGGGGCTTTATGTCTATGGCATGGATGGCAAGGTGCGCGGATCGTCGCTGACCGGACGGTATAACAACGTGACCCTGTTTGCGGGCGAGCATGGCATCGTCGTCATCGCCAGCGACCGCACCGATCCGGTCAATTCCAAGCTGGCGCTGTTCCTGCTCGATCCGGCCAGCGGCGCGCTTGCTCCGCTCGCCAGCGTGCCGAGCGGTGCGGGCGAAGGCTATGGCGTATGCGTCACCGGCGCACCGCGCATCGCCATGGTCGGCGCGCCCGATGCGATGACCGCCTATGCCGCGATCAAGGACGGCACCGTCCGCCAGATCAGCATCACGCACAAGGATGGCAAGGTCGAACACAGCATGGGCGCCAGCTGGAAGCTCGCCACCCAGATCGAAGGCTGCGTGATCGATCCGGCGACCGGCATGCTGTTTGTCGGCGAAGAGGATGTCGGCATCTGGAAGATCGACCCTGCCCGCCCCGATAGCGCGCCGGTGCTGTTCGCCCAGGCAGACAGCAAGCAGCTGGTCGCCGATGTCGAGGGGCTGGCGCTCGCCACCCGGGCAGGCAAGAGCAGCCTGCTTGTCGCCTCGAGCCAGGGCGACAATGCCTATGCGGTGTTCGATACCGCGACGGGCAAGCTGCTCGGCCGCTTCCGCATCAATGGCGGCGCGCTGGACGGGACGTCCGAGACCGACGGGATCGAGCTGGCCGTCGGCGATTACGGCCCCGGTTTCGAAGCAGGGCTGTTCATCGCGCAGGATGGCGATAACGGCGGCGGCACGCAGAATTTCAAGCTGGTGAGCTGGGCCGCGATCCTCGCCGCGCTCGGCCTTTAACCGCGTCCGCGATAGCCCGGAACGTCCTGCGGCGGCAGCCACAGCCCCGCAGGCGGTTCGCCCGATTGCCAGAACACATCGATGGGAATGCCGCCGCGCGGATACCAATAGCCGCCGATGCGCAACCAGTGCGGCTGCATCTCATCGAACAGCCGCTCGGCAATGCCGACGGTGCAATCCTCGTGGAACGCCTGGTGGTTGCGGAAGCTGCCCAGAAACAGCTTGAGCGACTTCGATTCGACCATCACCTTGTCGGGTGCATAGTCGATGACCAGATGCGCGAAATCGGGCTGGCCGGTAACGGGGCAGAGCGAGGTGAACTCGGGCGCGGTAAAGCGCACAAGATACGGCCTGCCGGGGCGAGGATTGGGCACATAGTCCAGCACTGCCTCTTCGGGAGAGGTCGGCATGGGGCTGTCTTTGCCGAGAAAGCGTGTTTGGGGTTGATCAGACATGCGCCTCATCTAATGCGGCACACGGCTGATGTCATCTCCCGCCCTGCATTCAGCGCCGATTAAGCGCCAGAAGCGCGTGGCGAGCTATTGCAGACAGGTGGTGGTCGGCGCATGGCGCAAGCAATCGCGCCCGGATTTTGGGGATTATGGGGAATTATCTCGGCATGAACGGTCAGCGTCGGATGGACAGTTCGAAGGACAGGCAGCGCCTGGCCGCGCTGAAGGCGCTGGTCGTATCGGCAACGCTCGCGCTCGCAGTGCCGGGCATCGCGCAGGAAAGCAGTCCCGGAAGCTTCACCCTGCCCGCTGGTCCGCAGCCGAGCAATGAGCAGCCGTCCGACGTGCAGGGCCCGGTCGATTCCGATTCGACCGCGCCGCGCCGCACCGATCAACCGGCAGAGCCGCAGACCCGCCCGCCGGTGGCAACCATTGCTCCGACGCCCGTTCCGCGCCAGCAGGCCCCGCAGCGCACGCAGCCGCAGACTCCGCGTCCACAGCCCCAGGCGCAGCGGCCGAGCGCCACCGCCCCACGCCCTGCAGCCCAGCAACCTCAGGCCCAGCCGCGCCCGCAGGGGACGGCTCCGGCGCCTGCTCCGGCGCTATCGCCCGACACCCCGGTCAGCTCGGGCGATCCGGCGACGCAGACACTCCCTCCTGCGGCCGGGGCGCCTGCGACCGATCCTCTGGCGGGCTCGGACCTGCCCGGTTCCGATCTGCCAGGCCTCGCCGGTCCCGACCCGGCGATGGATCCGGAATCCGATCCTGCTGCGGTGGAAGACGATGGCTCGATCTGGTGGTGGGCAGCGGCAGGGCTGATCGCTCTGGCCAGCCTGGTGTTCATGGGGCTGCGCAACCGCAAGCCCAAGCCTGCGATCGCGGCCGACACGCCGGTGCACCTCCAGCCGGTCGAGACAGTGCCGACCCCGCCGCTGCGCACGCAGCGCCCGGTACCAGCGCCCAGCCCCGCCCCCGCACCTGCGCCGCGGGCAGCGATACCGCAGCCGCAATTCGATCCGGCGCAGATGGCAGGCAGCTGGCGCACCGCTGCTGCGTCGCCCCCGCCGCCACCACCTCCTCCGCCACCTCCGCCGCCAGCACCGCGCCCGGCACCAGCGCCGGTCAGCGCCCAGTCGGCGGAAGACCTGGATGACATCCTGCCCGATTCGGCTCTGGCCGATTCCGCTGCGGGCGCTTCGGCTTCGCTGGGTGCTGCCAAGGGTACACCGCAACGCCATGATTTCGGCGGAGAGGCCGCCGCGCCTGCGGTGCCGCGCCTGCTGCTGGATTACACCACGCTCGGCGTCGACGTGACGCTGGTCAATGCGGTCGCGCGCTATCATCTGGGCATCACCAACATGTCCGACATCCCGGTGAGCAAGCTCGCGCTGCATGGCGCGATCGTCCAGGCGCGGCGCGGCATGCCGCCGACGGTGGACCCGATGCGCGGCGACAGCCTGCTCCCGCATCTGCAGAAGATCGCGGATATCGATCCGGGCAGCACCCAGCGCTGCGAAGGGCAGATCCGTCTGCCGCTGGGCCAGATCGAGCCGATCGAGATGCAGGGCCGCCTGCTGTTCGTGCCGCTGGTGCATATCTGGATCGGCTATGACGGGCCCGATGGTACCCGCTATGCCGTGACCCAATCGTTCGTGCTGGGCGAAGAGAGCACCCCGCCCGGCCCGCGCGTCGGCCCGTTGCGGCTCGATCTCGGCCCGCGCCGCTTCACCGCCATCGGCCAGCGACCGTTGCAGCCCGCGTAAGGCAAGGCCGCTTGCCAAGCATGGGGCGGACATGTCATCCCCTTGGACCGTATACGGAAAAACCGATTCCGGTCTGAGAGGGTCCTCGTCCATGCGCAACCGCTTCGCTTCCTCCGCTCTGGCCTTGTGCCTTTGCCTGTCGCCCCTGCCGCTCGCCGCGCAGGACAAGCCTGCGCCCGCCAAGGCCGATGCCGCCAAGGTCGAGCCGATGGTTTCGGTGACCAGGCACGGCGGCACGTTCGGCGGTCAGCGCGTTGCCTATACCGCGACCGCAAGCGACACCTTCCTGAAGGACGACAAGGGCAACCCCAGGGCGCGCATATTTTCGGTCAGCTATGTCAAGGACGCGCCCGAGGCGAACCGCCCGGTGACCTTCCTGTTCAACGGCGGCCCCGGTTCGGGCTCGCTCTGGCTGCACATGGGCGCGTTCGGCCCCAAGCGCGTCGCCATCCCCAATGACGGGCGCGATGATGGCGCGCCGCCCTATCGCCTGATCGACAACCCTGACAGCCTGCTCGACGTCACCGATATCGTCTTCATCGATCCGGTCGGGACCGGCTTTTCGACCGCGCTCGGCGATACCGACCCCAAGGAGTTCTGGGGCGTCACCAAGGACGCCAAATCGGTCGCACAGTTCATCCGCCAGTGGCTCAGCGACAATGGCCGCTGGAACGCGCCCAAGTTTCTGGGCGGCGAAAGCTATGGCACCACGCGCACTGCCGCCGTCGCGAACGAGCTTGAGGGCAGCTATAATGATGTGGCGCTGAACGGCCTGCTGCTGATCTCGACCATCCTCGATTTCGGCGCGCAGGCCGAGGTGCCGGGCAATGAAATGCCCTATGTGCTGATGGTGCCCAGCATGGCCGTCACCGCACTCTATCATGGCAAGACCACGCCCGCAGCATCGGGCCCCGGCCCTGCCGCGCTGTCTGCCGAGGCCAAGGCGTTCGCCACCAACGAATATCTGCCCGCCTTGATGAAGGGCAGCGCACTGGTCGGCGAGGAACGCGCCCGTATCCGCGCAAAGCTGGCGCGCTACACCGGCCTGTCTGAGCAATATCTGGAAAATGCCGACCTGCGCGTGACTCCGGGCCGCTTCTACAAGGAGCTGCTGCGCGATCGCGGCCTCGTCGTCGGCCGGCTCGACGCGCGCTATACCGGCAAGGACTATGATAACGCTGGTGAGGAGCCCGACAACGACCCCAGCTTCTATGGCATCGACGGCAGCTATACCGCCGCGCTCAACGCCTATGTGCGGCAGGAGCTGAAGTTCAGCCCCGAACGGCAATATGTCACCATCGGCGGCGTGCGCGACTGGGACTGGGACCTGCCCGGCAATGGCGGAGAATCGCGCTATTACAAGAATGTCGCGCCCTATATCGGCCGGGCATTGCGCGA harbors:
- a CDS encoding phytase, with translation MAARSSATLFGVSLFALLASACAPKEIPLETRIANALPAIDVAATAETVPVGTANADAADDPAIWRNPANPSASLIVGTDKRAGLYVYGMDGKVRGSSLTGRYNNVTLFAGEHGIVVIASDRTDPVNSKLALFLLDPASGALAPLASVPSGAGEGYGVCVTGAPRIAMVGAPDAMTAYAAIKDGTVRQISITHKDGKVEHSMGASWKLATQIEGCVIDPATGMLFVGEEDVGIWKIDPARPDSAPVLFAQADSKQLVADVEGLALATRAGKSSLLVASSQGDNAYAVFDTATGKLLGRFRINGGALDGTSETDGIELAVGDYGPGFEAGLFIAQDGDNGGGTQNFKLVSWAAILAALGL
- the queF gene encoding preQ(1) synthase; amino-acid sequence: MSDQPQTRFLGKDSPMPTSPEEAVLDYVPNPRPGRPYLVRFTAPEFTSLCPVTGQPDFAHLVIDYAPDKVMVESKSLKLFLGSFRNHQAFHEDCTVGIAERLFDEMQPHWLRIGGYWYPRGGIPIDVFWQSGEPPAGLWLPPQDVPGYRGRG
- a CDS encoding peptidase S10, which produces MRNRFASSALALCLCLSPLPLAAQDKPAPAKADAAKVEPMVSVTRHGGTFGGQRVAYTATASDTFLKDDKGNPRARIFSVSYVKDAPEANRPVTFLFNGGPGSGSLWLHMGAFGPKRVAIPNDGRDDGAPPYRLIDNPDSLLDVTDIVFIDPVGTGFSTALGDTDPKEFWGVTKDAKSVAQFIRQWLSDNGRWNAPKFLGGESYGTTRTAAVANELEGSYNDVALNGLLLISTILDFGAQAEVPGNEMPYVLMVPSMAVTALYHGKTTPAASGPGPAALSAEAKAFATNEYLPALMKGSALVGEERARIRAKLARYTGLSEQYLENADLRVTPGRFYKELLRDRGLVVGRLDARYTGKDYDNAGEEPDNDPSFYGIDGSYTAALNAYVRQELKFSPERQYVTIGGVRDWDWDLPGNGGESRYYKNVAPYIGRALRENNGLRVLVAQGWYDFATPFFGAEYSLTRTGIPSDRIEYTSYDAGHMMYVNETDLSKLSRDIRGFIGRR